Proteins found in one Serinicoccus marinus DSM 15273 genomic segment:
- a CDS encoding 3'(2'),5'-bisphosphate nucleotidase CysQ, translated as MTDDHQLARELADLAGERLLAVRTELHAAGVEGRELKDAGDAASQEVLAAALAERAPGDAVLSEEAADDHARLSADRVWIIDPLDGTREFSEVPRDDWAVHVALWQGGELVAGAVALPARGVTYGTDEQGDGIPARPEGEPPLRLAVSRSRPPAFAEELGRTMGATTVPMGSAGVKAMSVVDGSSDAYVHAGGQYEWDSAAPVAVAQAYGLHTSRVDGSPLVYNKENPWSPDLVVCRPEVAEELLAALSTTDLG; from the coding sequence ATGACCGACGACCACCAGCTCGCCCGCGAGCTCGCCGACCTCGCCGGGGAGCGCCTGCTCGCCGTGCGCACCGAGCTGCACGCCGCCGGCGTCGAGGGCCGCGAGCTCAAGGACGCCGGGGACGCCGCCTCCCAGGAGGTGCTGGCCGCTGCCCTGGCCGAGCGCGCTCCCGGTGACGCCGTGCTCAGCGAGGAGGCGGCCGACGACCACGCGCGGCTGTCGGCCGACCGGGTGTGGATCATCGACCCGCTCGACGGGACCCGCGAGTTCAGCGAGGTGCCCCGCGACGACTGGGCGGTGCACGTGGCGCTGTGGCAGGGCGGCGAGCTCGTGGCCGGTGCGGTCGCGCTCCCCGCCCGCGGCGTGACCTACGGCACCGACGAGCAGGGCGACGGCATCCCGGCACGACCGGAGGGCGAGCCGCCGCTGCGGCTGGCCGTGAGCCGCTCGCGCCCCCCGGCCTTCGCCGAGGAGCTCGGCCGGACGATGGGCGCGACGACCGTGCCGATGGGATCGGCCGGGGTCAAGGCGATGTCGGTCGTCGACGGGTCGTCGGACGCCTACGTGCACGCCGGCGGGCAGTACGAGTGGGACTCGGCGGCGCCGGTCGCGGTGGCTCAGGCATACGGGCTGCACACGAGCCGGGTCGACGGGAGCCCGCTGGTCTACAACAAGGAGAACCCGTGGTCGCCCGACCTCGTGGTGTGCCGCCCCGAGGTCGCCGAGGAGCTGCTCGCCGCCCTGTCGACGACGGACCTGGGCTGA
- a CDS encoding SLC13 family permease produces the protein MSFDAWLTLVVIVGVLILLVRQRVSPWVAVLGGVIALLVLNVISAAQAFSGFSNPAPITVAALYVVAAGVEKTGALAPLLQRTLGDQGRYRRPLLRVLTPTVGASALLNNTPIVAMLIPQVTAWCERQGRSASKFLMPISFAAVLGGLLTVIGTSTNLVVSGQMTELGLEAIGFFEIGRLGLPIAILGLLVLVAVAPRLLPARRSAREELQSEGRRFSIEMIVQPGGPVDGRTVEEAKLRSLPGLFLVSVDRGDTVIAPVRPDTVLRGGNRLHFVGSVSKVVDAQLMPGLRSAELEHVLDLKSESAKYFEVVVGSQSPLVGRTLRESDFRSTYQAAVVGIHRSGHLVDGKLGAQTIRLGDTLIVVSDPDFRKRWRDHSDFLLIAGLDGSPPAATPRAWIPVTVLVLVVGLAALDVLPILQGSLLGAVALVLSGVLSAQEARRAVDLEVILVIASAFGLASAMQVSGLAGAVAGGLVASLGTFGTVGVLLGLVLATIVLTELVTNNAAALLMLPVAVATAESVGMDPRGAAIAVAVAASASFLSPIGYQTNMMVYGPGGYRFTDYARLGWVLTVLVVVATVVLTPLLWP, from the coding sequence GTGTCGTTCGACGCCTGGCTCACGCTCGTGGTGATCGTCGGCGTCCTCATCCTCCTGGTCCGTCAACGGGTGAGCCCGTGGGTGGCGGTCCTTGGCGGAGTGATAGCCCTCCTTGTCCTCAACGTCATATCTGCAGCCCAGGCCTTCTCCGGGTTCTCGAACCCCGCTCCGATCACCGTGGCTGCACTGTATGTCGTTGCGGCCGGTGTCGAGAAGACTGGCGCGCTCGCTCCACTCCTGCAGCGGACGCTGGGAGATCAAGGGCGGTATCGGCGTCCGCTGCTGCGGGTGCTGACCCCGACCGTCGGTGCGTCCGCCCTGCTTAACAACACTCCGATCGTGGCCATGCTCATCCCGCAGGTGACGGCTTGGTGCGAGCGGCAGGGCCGGTCGGCCAGCAAGTTCCTCATGCCGATCTCCTTCGCGGCCGTGCTCGGGGGCCTGCTCACCGTCATCGGCACTTCGACCAACCTCGTCGTCTCCGGGCAGATGACCGAGCTGGGCCTCGAGGCGATCGGCTTCTTCGAGATCGGGCGGCTGGGGCTGCCCATCGCGATCCTGGGGCTCCTGGTCCTCGTCGCCGTCGCACCCAGGCTCCTCCCGGCCCGCCGCTCCGCGCGGGAGGAGTTGCAGAGCGAGGGCCGGCGCTTCTCCATCGAGATGATCGTGCAGCCCGGTGGGCCGGTCGACGGCCGCACCGTGGAGGAGGCCAAGCTGCGGTCCCTCCCCGGTCTGTTCCTCGTGTCGGTGGACCGGGGTGACACCGTCATCGCCCCCGTCCGGCCCGACACCGTGCTGCGGGGCGGCAACCGTCTGCACTTCGTCGGCTCGGTCAGCAAGGTCGTCGACGCCCAGCTCATGCCGGGACTGCGCTCGGCCGAGCTCGAGCACGTCCTCGACCTCAAAAGCGAGAGCGCGAAGTACTTCGAGGTCGTCGTGGGCTCCCAGTCGCCGCTGGTCGGCCGCACCCTGCGGGAGTCGGACTTCCGGTCGACCTACCAGGCCGCGGTGGTGGGCATCCACCGGTCGGGCCACCTCGTCGACGGCAAGCTCGGCGCCCAGACCATCCGGCTCGGCGACACCCTCATCGTCGTGTCCGACCCCGACTTCCGGAAGCGGTGGCGCGACCACTCCGACTTCCTGCTCATCGCCGGTCTCGACGGCTCCCCGCCCGCGGCGACGCCGCGCGCCTGGATCCCCGTCACCGTCCTGGTGCTCGTGGTCGGCCTCGCCGCCCTCGACGTCCTGCCGATCCTGCAGGGCTCGCTGCTCGGTGCGGTCGCGCTCGTGCTCTCCGGCGTGCTCTCCGCCCAGGAGGCCCGGCGGGCGGTCGACCTCGAGGTCATCCTCGTCATCGCCTCGGCCTTCGGGCTCGCCAGCGCCATGCAGGTCTCGGGCCTGGCCGGCGCGGTCGCCGGCGGGCTGGTCGCCTCCCTCGGCACCTTCGGCACCGTCGGGGTCCTGCTCGGCCTGGTGCTGGCGACGATCGTCCTCACCGAGCTGGTGACGAACAACGCAGCGGCGCTGCTCATGCTGCCGGTCGCCGTGGCGACCGCCGAGTCGGTGGGCATGGACCCGCGTGGCGCGGCGATCGCCGTCGCCGTGGCCGCGTCGGCCTCGTTCCTGTCGCCGATCGGCTATCAGACCAACATGATGGTCTACGGCCCCGGCGGCTACCGGTTCACCGACTACGCCCGGCTCGGCTGGGTGCTCACCGTGCTCGTGGTCGTGGCGACGGTGGTGCTCACCCCGCTGCTCTGGCCCTAG
- a CDS encoding WecB/TagA/CpsF family glycosyltransferase, whose translation MQAAIPATHGARLIYALHVGGLDSLSDPAFRRALEEADLVYADGAAVVLLARIAGSGSITRSATTDIGIPVIRELGRQLARTPRVAMVGGQIQTTNKAADALRAQVDCEVVLVENGYFDDDADLLERVNSVKPDIVVVGLGMPKEALWTHSRREDLPTALILTCGGWFGFLAGEEPRAPQLLRRTGMEWSYRLAHDFPRLRRRYAVGAWLTLRNIPRQLRERRS comes from the coding sequence ATGCAGGCGGCCATACCCGCCACCCACGGTGCGCGCCTTATCTACGCGCTTCATGTGGGAGGCCTCGACTCGCTGAGTGACCCCGCTTTCCGTCGGGCACTTGAGGAGGCAGACCTCGTCTACGCCGATGGTGCTGCTGTCGTCTTATTGGCACGAATCGCGGGTTCTGGGTCGATCACTAGGTCCGCCACGACGGATATTGGTATCCCGGTCATCAGAGAACTGGGTCGCCAACTGGCCAGAACGCCACGAGTGGCCATGGTGGGTGGGCAGATTCAGACTACAAACAAGGCTGCCGACGCTCTGCGTGCTCAAGTAGATTGCGAGGTCGTCCTGGTCGAGAATGGGTATTTCGATGACGACGCAGACCTCCTCGAAAGGGTCAACTCTGTCAAGCCAGATATAGTGGTCGTTGGGCTAGGGATGCCGAAAGAGGCTCTGTGGACCCATAGTAGGCGCGAGGACCTACCGACGGCGCTCATACTCACGTGCGGGGGGTGGTTTGGCTTCCTTGCCGGAGAAGAACCGCGAGCGCCACAGCTTCTACGACGTACGGGCATGGAGTGGTCCTACCGCCTTGCTCACGATTTTCCGCGGCTGCGCCGCAGGTACGCGGTGGGAGCGTGGCTCACGCTTCGGAACATCCCGCGCCAGCTGCGAGAGCGGAGATCTTGA